In Fundidesulfovibrio magnetotacticus, a single window of DNA contains:
- the fdnG gene encoding formate dehydrogenase-N subunit alpha: MKVSRRGFIKIAGAGAATLTLTQLGLDLSPAQAYAAGLKIEGSKEVISICPFCSCGCNTLVHVKDGKIVNIEGDPDYPISAGGLCAKGAALRSLHVSENRLTKPLYRAPGSDKWVEKDWDWMLDRIAKKVKETRDKDYVFKNKDGLEVNRWESGFCLGSSQMSNEECAVAHQSLRSLGVVHMDHQARVUHSPTVPALAESVGRGAMTNHYTDIGNADAVLIIGSNAAEHHPISFRWVLKAKEKGATVIHVDPKFSRTSARSSYHVPLRSGTDIAFMGGMCKYILDKKLYFNDYVMNYTNATFLVGEKFSFKDGLFSGFDAEKKKYDKSFWAFEKDEKGMVKRDATLANPRCVLNVLAKHYERYNLDLVSQVTGVSKENLTKVYDAFAATGKPDKAGTILYALGWTQHTVGVQNIRLAGIVQLLLGNFGVAGGGINALRGEPNVQGSTDHALLYGYIPGYHNAPLATWKTLDEYMKANTPVTADPKSVNWWSNRPKYVTSLLKGWFGDYATKENDFGYALLPKLDPGMDCSHLFLFDRMYQGKIKGGFIFGHNPCQSFVNSNKVRQAVDKLDWLVVGEVFHNETTDNWRRPGADPKKCKTEVFLLPSAYRAEKEGTISNSGRWHMWHYKAIEPIGQSRAMGDMFVQLMGRVRKLYAKDAKKNGALHDQVLKHDIPEKFVAEEMTKKINGFFTRDVKIGDKEYKKGQLVPGFPLLQTDGSTSSLCWVYCGGYTDAEGNLAKRRDLTQTPMQAKISLYPKFSWAWPMNRRVLYNRASVDLNGKPYNPEKAVIAWEDGKWAGDVPDGAQPPMAMEGGKYPFIMCTDGHGQLYGPGREDGPLPEHYEPAETPLTKNPFSAQMSNPCMKTVSGSEFDKLCANGDPRFPIVLTTYCLTEHWCSGSETRNGPALLEAEPQQYIEMSPQLAQEKGIKNGDVVIVESLRGKVEAVAMVTVRMKPLQVMGKTQHLVGMPFCFGWTKPKCGDAVNRLTPSVGDPNTTIPEYKACLVNLRKADKVTEL; encoded by the coding sequence ATGAAAGTTTCTCGTCGAGGATTCATCAAAATAGCTGGCGCGGGGGCGGCGACGCTGACCCTGACCCAGCTGGGACTCGACCTGAGCCCCGCGCAGGCTTATGCCGCCGGGCTCAAGATCGAGGGCAGCAAGGAGGTCATCTCCATCTGTCCCTTCTGCTCCTGCGGGTGCAACACGCTGGTCCACGTCAAGGACGGCAAGATCGTCAACATCGAGGGCGATCCGGACTACCCCATCAGCGCCGGCGGCCTCTGCGCCAAGGGCGCGGCCCTGCGCTCCCTGCACGTGAGCGAGAACAGGCTCACCAAGCCCCTGTACCGCGCCCCCGGAAGCGACAAGTGGGTGGAAAAAGACTGGGACTGGATGCTCGACCGCATCGCCAAGAAGGTCAAGGAAACCCGCGACAAGGACTACGTTTTCAAGAACAAGGATGGCCTTGAGGTCAACCGCTGGGAATCCGGCTTCTGCCTGGGCTCCTCCCAGATGTCCAACGAAGAGTGCGCGGTGGCGCACCAATCCCTTCGCAGCCTGGGTGTAGTCCACATGGACCACCAGGCGCGGGTCTGACACAGCCCCACTGTGCCGGCTCTGGCAGAGTCGGTCGGACGCGGAGCTATGACGAACCACTACACCGACATCGGCAACGCCGATGCGGTGCTCATCATCGGCAGCAACGCCGCTGAACACCACCCCATCTCTTTCCGCTGGGTGCTCAAGGCCAAGGAAAAGGGCGCCACGGTCATCCACGTGGACCCCAAGTTCTCGCGCACCTCGGCCCGCAGCAGCTACCACGTGCCCCTGCGCAGCGGCACGGACATCGCCTTCATGGGCGGCATGTGCAAGTACATCCTCGACAAGAAGCTGTACTTCAACGACTACGTGATGAACTACACCAACGCCACCTTCCTGGTGGGCGAGAAGTTCTCCTTCAAGGACGGCCTCTTCTCCGGCTTCGACGCCGAAAAGAAGAAGTACGACAAGAGCTTCTGGGCCTTCGAGAAGGACGAAAAGGGCATGGTCAAGCGCGACGCGACTCTGGCCAACCCCCGCTGCGTGCTCAACGTGCTGGCCAAGCACTACGAGCGCTACAACCTGGACCTCGTCTCCCAGGTCACCGGCGTCTCCAAGGAGAACCTGACCAAGGTCTATGACGCCTTCGCCGCCACCGGCAAGCCCGACAAGGCCGGCACCATCCTGTACGCCCTGGGCTGGACCCAGCACACCGTGGGCGTGCAGAACATCCGCCTGGCGGGCATCGTGCAGCTCCTGCTGGGCAACTTCGGCGTGGCGGGCGGCGGCATCAACGCCCTGCGCGGCGAGCCCAACGTGCAGGGCTCCACGGACCACGCCCTGCTCTACGGCTACATCCCCGGCTACCACAACGCCCCTCTCGCCACCTGGAAGACGCTCGACGAGTACATGAAGGCCAACACCCCCGTCACGGCCGACCCCAAGAGCGTGAACTGGTGGAGCAACAGGCCCAAGTACGTGACCAGCCTGCTCAAGGGCTGGTTCGGCGATTACGCCACCAAGGAAAACGACTTCGGATACGCGCTGCTGCCCAAGCTCGACCCCGGCATGGACTGCTCGCACCTGTTCCTGTTCGACCGCATGTACCAGGGCAAGATCAAGGGCGGGTTCATCTTCGGCCACAACCCCTGCCAGAGCTTCGTCAACTCCAACAAGGTCCGCCAGGCCGTGGACAAGCTGGACTGGCTGGTGGTGGGCGAGGTGTTCCACAACGAGACCACCGACAACTGGCGCCGCCCCGGGGCCGACCCCAAGAAGTGCAAGACCGAGGTGTTCCTGCTGCCCTCGGCCTATCGGGCGGAGAAGGAAGGCACCATCTCCAACTCCGGCCGCTGGCACATGTGGCACTACAAGGCCATCGAACCCATCGGCCAGAGCCGCGCCATGGGCGACATGTTCGTGCAGCTCATGGGCCGCGTGCGCAAGCTCTACGCCAAGGACGCCAAGAAGAACGGCGCGCTGCACGACCAGGTGCTCAAGCACGACATCCCCGAGAAGTTCGTGGCCGAGGAGATGACCAAGAAGATCAACGGCTTCTTTACCCGCGACGTGAAGATCGGGGACAAGGAGTACAAGAAGGGCCAGCTGGTCCCGGGCTTCCCCCTGCTCCAGACCGACGGCTCCACGTCCAGCCTGTGCTGGGTGTACTGCGGCGGCTACACGGATGCCGAAGGCAACCTGGCCAAGCGCCGCGACCTGACCCAGACCCCCATGCAGGCCAAGATCAGCCTCTATCCCAAGTTCTCCTGGGCCTGGCCCATGAACCGCCGCGTGCTCTACAACCGCGCCTCGGTGGACCTTAACGGCAAGCCCTACAACCCGGAGAAGGCCGTCATCGCCTGGGAGGACGGCAAGTGGGCGGGCGACGTGCCCGACGGCGCGCAGCCGCCCATGGCCATGGAAGGCGGCAAGTACCCCTTCATCATGTGCACCGACGGCCACGGCCAGCTCTACGGCCCCGGACGCGAGGACGGCCCCCTGCCCGAGCACTACGAACCGGCGGAGACCCCGCTGACCAAGAACCCGTTCTCGGCGCAGATGAGCAACCCCTGCATGAAGACCGTCAGCGGCAGCGAGTTCGACAAGCTCTGCGCCAACGGCGATCCGCGCTTCCCCATCGTGCTCACCACCTACTGCCTCACCGAGCACTGGTGCTCCGGCTCCGAAACCCGCAACGGCCCGGCCCTGCTGGAAGCCGAGCCCCAGCAGTACATCGAGATGAGCCCGCAGCTGGCCCAGGAAAAGGGCATCAAGAACGGCGACGTGGTCATCGTGGAGAGCCTGCGCGGCAAGGTGGAGGCCGTGGCCATGGTCACGGTGCGCATGAAGCCGCTCCAGGTCATGGGCAAGACCCAGCACCTGGTGGGCATGCCCTTCTGCTTCGGCTGGACCAAGCCCAAGTGCGGCGACGCCGTGAACCGGCTGACCCCCTCGGTGGGTGACCCCAACACCACCATCCCCGAGTACAAGGCCTGCCTGGTGAACCTGCGCAAGGCCGACAAGGTGACGGAACTGTAG
- a CDS encoding substrate-binding domain-containing protein, producing MDEKTSGPGRRLFLKTLAGSAAALAGAAAPAFASGRPHAGSLLQVWSCGGLAEAMNPANALYEESAGIRISYTGAFAAALGKSLLGSSTTEVFAGRVLDLAKKLRQAGKMTYFKPLCFTSYVMVTPRGNPAGIRSVEDMARPGVRVVLAPEASPPGGAAAVNLLKKAGVHDAAMKNCVVRGSCVQRVMDDVIAGRGDVSIVELRVTRIPLFEGRMDVVAIPEALFPPPPLTFTVGVMKDAKNRALADDYVNFLTSPEGQAYFERAGFIPAFSDKGKELVDKLGVKDA from the coding sequence ATGGACGAAAAGACAAGCGGCCCCGGCCGCAGGCTGTTCCTCAAGACACTGGCGGGCTCCGCCGCAGCCCTGGCCGGAGCGGCCGCCCCGGCCTTCGCCTCGGGCAGGCCCCACGCGGGCAGCCTGCTCCAGGTGTGGTCCTGCGGCGGGCTGGCCGAGGCCATGAACCCGGCCAACGCCCTCTACGAGGAGAGCGCGGGCATCCGCATCAGCTACACGGGGGCCTTCGCCGCCGCCCTGGGCAAGTCGCTCCTGGGCTCCTCCACCACGGAGGTTTTCGCCGGGCGCGTGCTGGACCTGGCCAAAAAGCTGCGCCAGGCCGGAAAGATGACCTATTTCAAGCCGCTGTGCTTCACCAGCTACGTGATGGTCACACCGCGCGGCAACCCGGCGGGCATCCGCTCCGTGGAGGACATGGCCCGCCCCGGCGTGCGCGTGGTCCTCGCGCCCGAGGCCTCGCCCCCGGGCGGTGCCGCCGCCGTCAACCTGCTCAAGAAGGCGGGCGTGCACGACGCGGCCATGAAGAACTGCGTGGTGCGGGGCTCCTGCGTGCAGCGCGTCATGGACGACGTGATCGCCGGGCGCGGCGACGTGTCCATCGTGGAGTTGCGGGTCACGCGCATCCCGCTCTTCGAGGGGCGCATGGACGTGGTGGCCATCCCCGAGGCCCTCTTCCCGCCCCCGCCGCTCACCTTCACCGTGGGCGTGATGAAGGACGCCAAAAACCGCGCCCTGGCCGACGACTACGTGAACTTCCTGACCTCGCCCGAAGGCCAGGCCTACTTCGAGCGCGCGGGCTTCATCCCCGCCTTCTCGGACAAGGGCAAGGAACTGGTGGATAAGCTGGGGGTGAAAGATGCCTGA
- a CDS encoding 4Fe-4S binding protein codes for MPDAAANALPRSRAGFSSKAWRRASQALWLLLLGQWSFYGIFRCPFVVPFVSCQNCPVLTCHGRLFSVFWGFWALLPLSALLFGRAFCGWACPGGLVNQLLGMAAPLKARAARFTPWFAPAGGLIALAVCGYVWFSMGQPRANVPIRTGEFFQAVALTFEHADRLWIVRTAVVLGLTALGLGLANAWCRYACPMGAALESVKRASLFKVFMTPDCNGCDACRRVCEMGARPAETNCTNCADCLDACPKDAIRLGRKP; via the coding sequence ATGCCTGACGCCGCAGCGAACGCCCTGCCCCGCTCCCGGGCGGGCTTCTCGTCGAAGGCCTGGCGCAGGGCCTCCCAGGCCCTCTGGCTTCTGTTGCTGGGCCAGTGGTCGTTCTACGGCATCTTCCGCTGCCCGTTCGTGGTGCCCTTCGTGAGCTGCCAGAACTGCCCCGTGCTCACATGCCACGGCCGCCTGTTCAGCGTGTTCTGGGGCTTCTGGGCGCTGTTGCCCCTGAGCGCCCTGCTCTTCGGGCGCGCCTTCTGCGGCTGGGCCTGCCCGGGCGGGCTGGTCAACCAGCTCCTGGGCATGGCCGCCCCGCTCAAGGCCCGCGCCGCCCGCTTCACGCCGTGGTTCGCCCCGGCGGGCGGGCTGATCGCCCTGGCCGTCTGCGGTTACGTCTGGTTCTCCATGGGCCAGCCCCGCGCCAACGTGCCCATCCGCACGGGCGAGTTCTTCCAGGCCGTGGCCCTGACCTTCGAGCACGCCGACCGCCTCTGGATCGTACGCACGGCCGTGGTGCTGGGGCTCACGGCCCTGGGCCTGGGCCTGGCCAACGCCTGGTGCCGCTACGCCTGCCCCATGGGCGCGGCTCTGGAGAGCGTGAAGCGCGCCTCGCTCTTCAAGGTGTTCATGACCCCGGACTGCAACGGCTGCGACGCCTGCCGCAGGGTCTGCGAAATGGGCGCGCGCCCCGCCGAGACCAACTGCACCAACTGCGCCGACTGCCTGGACGCCTGCCCCAAGGACGCCATCCGCCTGGGCAGGAAGCCCTGA
- a CDS encoding radical SAM protein — protein sequence MHAVAPGGFRPGAPSGPAKGSPGHPCFDDAARSTSGRVHLPVAPACNIACGYCDRRSDCPNECRPGVASRLLSPREAEAALADALARDPRIRVAGVAGPGDPMAMPEAVVETFARIKARFPWLIGCLSTNGLGLPEHVDALARAGVSHVTVTVNAVRPEVGARIYDAVRWQGRELSGQEGAGFLLERQRRGIAACRARGLTVKVNTVLAPGVNDAHVEDVAREAARLGADRMNLIGLIPVPGTRLGDLPAPCPGVLAALRGRCARHLPQMRHCARCRADAAGLLDEAGCC from the coding sequence GTGCACGCCGTCGCGCCGGGGGGCTTCCGGCCGGGAGCCCCTTCCGGTCCGGCCAAGGGCTCGCCGGGGCATCCCTGCTTCGACGATGCGGCCCGCTCAACATCCGGGCGCGTGCACCTGCCCGTGGCCCCGGCCTGCAACATCGCCTGCGGCTACTGCGACCGCCGCTCCGACTGCCCCAACGAATGCCGCCCCGGAGTGGCCTCGCGCCTGCTCTCGCCCCGGGAGGCCGAGGCGGCCCTGGCCGACGCCCTGGCCCGCGACCCGCGCATCCGCGTGGCGGGGGTGGCCGGACCCGGCGACCCCATGGCCATGCCCGAGGCCGTCGTCGAGACGTTCGCCAGAATCAAGGCCCGCTTTCCTTGGCTGATCGGCTGCCTCTCCACCAACGGCCTGGGCCTGCCGGAGCACGTGGACGCCCTGGCCCGCGCGGGCGTGAGCCACGTTACCGTGACGGTGAACGCCGTGCGCCCCGAGGTGGGGGCGCGCATTTACGACGCCGTGCGCTGGCAGGGGCGGGAACTGAGCGGGCAGGAGGGAGCTGGGTTTCTTCTGGAGCGCCAGCGCCGGGGCATCGCGGCGTGCAGGGCGCGCGGCCTGACGGTGAAGGTGAACACCGTGCTGGCGCCCGGCGTGAACGACGCCCACGTGGAGGACGTGGCCCGGGAGGCCGCCAGGCTCGGGGCGGACCGCATGAACTTGATCGGGCTCATCCCCGTGCCGGGCACGCGCCTGGGCGACCTGCCAGCGCCCTGCCCCGGGGTGCTCGCGGCCCTGCGGGGGCGCTGCGCGCGCCACCTGCCCCAGATGCGCCACTGCGCCCGCTGCCGGGCCGACGCGGCGGGGCTGCTGGACGAGGCGGGCTGCTGCTGA
- a CDS encoding ARMT1-like domain-containing protein gives MTPVHFPTIGQPSELRYGKDPLLDAWLLHFMSENHIEHSIDPLRNASPEQIRFMAALGPDEIYVPCSDAMLGHLLEKHQEPSLMDAYARVWRQVLELIESHCPGEYEKMMILALCDHKYRQAVNAPVLIPSRLLKRLTSIFLAQAGQDDPHRDRKRLMNRRAARFLDSHAMSAALGTCPGLSFHCATIRDMRFDLDMLEITRLLCLSVWSRVWEEDAFNPSPEQIEQELTRCSSSEVLRRVLDPGRPKSMKILYLPDSAGGIVFDILAVRALLRMGHRVILALKDGFFFDAPTIWDAEEDPVLVQALAGARILADPRMSKNGLLQAIKENPFLVISDGSRERLNLYKTSVTFARAWKESDLVIAKGEQNHRRIMQTSVKFTRDVVCIRLDSGDDLNAEFKPRPSGLRSFTEPEITAKADAIIARMRAEKASGKTVMFYSAIVGSIPHETDTAIRVLNAFVKHLRARLAGTFIISPAEHFEEGMDADDLMFMWEKVQRSGYINVWRFQTSQDIETAFELMGRTVPPVWAGKDATFSTGCTKEMHIALDVQRAHPEMQLIGPDPEKFFRRREYGVGKFFDAAIASR, from the coding sequence ATGACTCCCGTGCACTTCCCCACCATCGGGCAGCCCTCCGAGCTGCGCTACGGCAAGGATCCGCTCCTGGACGCCTGGCTTCTGCACTTCATGAGCGAGAACCACATCGAGCACTCCATCGATCCGCTGCGCAACGCCTCGCCCGAGCAGATCCGGTTCATGGCGGCGCTCGGTCCCGACGAAATCTACGTGCCCTGTTCCGACGCCATGCTGGGCCATCTGCTGGAGAAGCACCAGGAGCCCTCCCTCATGGACGCCTACGCGAGGGTGTGGCGGCAGGTGCTGGAGCTCATCGAGAGCCATTGCCCCGGCGAATACGAGAAGATGATGATCCTGGCCCTGTGCGACCACAAGTACCGCCAGGCCGTCAACGCGCCGGTGCTCATCCCCTCGCGGCTGCTCAAGCGCCTCACGTCCATCTTCCTGGCCCAGGCCGGGCAGGACGACCCCCACCGCGACCGCAAGCGCCTGATGAACCGCCGCGCCGCCCGCTTCCTGGACTCCCACGCCATGAGCGCCGCCCTGGGCACCTGCCCGGGCCTGAGCTTCCACTGCGCCACCATCCGCGACATGCGCTTCGACCTGGACATGCTGGAAATCACCAGGCTCCTGTGCCTCTCCGTGTGGAGCCGCGTCTGGGAGGAGGACGCCTTCAACCCCTCCCCCGAGCAGATCGAACAGGAGCTGACGCGCTGCTCCTCCTCGGAGGTGCTGCGCCGGGTGCTGGACCCCGGGCGGCCCAAGTCCATGAAGATCCTTTACCTGCCCGACTCCGCCGGGGGCATCGTCTTCGACATCCTGGCCGTGCGGGCGCTTTTGCGCATGGGCCACCGCGTGATCCTGGCCCTCAAGGACGGCTTCTTCTTCGACGCGCCCACCATCTGGGACGCCGAGGAGGACCCCGTGCTCGTCCAGGCCCTCGCCGGGGCGCGCATCCTGGCCGACCCGCGCATGAGCAAGAACGGCCTGCTCCAGGCCATCAAGGAGAACCCCTTCCTGGTGATCTCCGACGGATCGCGCGAGCGCCTGAACCTCTACAAGACCAGCGTCACCTTCGCCCGGGCCTGGAAGGAGTCCGACCTGGTGATCGCCAAGGGCGAGCAGAACCACCGGCGCATCATGCAGACCTCCGTGAAGTTCACGCGCGACGTGGTCTGCATCCGGCTGGATTCGGGCGACGACCTGAACGCGGAGTTCAAGCCCAGGCCCTCGGGGCTGCGCTCCTTCACCGAGCCCGAGATCACCGCCAAGGCCGACGCCATCATCGCGCGCATGCGCGCCGAAAAGGCCTCCGGCAAGACCGTGATGTTCTACTCGGCCATCGTGGGCTCCATCCCCCACGAGACCGACACGGCCATCCGCGTGCTCAACGCCTTCGTGAAGCACCTGCGGGCGCGCCTGGCGGGCACGTTCATCATCAGCCCGGCCGAGCACTTCGAGGAGGGCATGGACGCAGACGACCTGATGTTCATGTGGGAGAAGGTGCAGCGCTCCGGCTACATCAACGTCTGGCGCTTCCAGACAAGCCAGGACATCGAGACGGCCTTCGAGCTGATGGGTCGCACCGTGCCCCCGGTCTGGGCCGGCAAGGACGCCACCTTCTCCACGGGCTGCACCAAGGAGATGCACATCGCCCTGGACGTGCAGCGCGCCCACCCCGAGATGCAGCTCATCGGCCCGGACCCGGAGAAGTTCTTCCGGCGCAGGGAGTACGGCGTGGGCAAGTTCTTCGACGCGGCCATCGCCAGCCGCTAG
- a CDS encoding NAD(+)/NADH kinase — MQTAVRDVLVVVKSGDAQAGALAEEIAAWVAEKGARARVVENRTDQEGCSDASCFIGREPAPGLAVVLGGDGTMISVARKMGEAQAPLLGINLGRLGFLTQIAGEDWRRPLEMALVKGFAVSRLTMLTAEVAREGRRVFKSPAVNDVVVRGSMARLIKVGVVFGGERLGGFRADGMVAATPTGATAYSMSAGGPLVHPELQVLTLTPICPFLCDFRPMVLPTDRPLDLGVEEATAEVVLTCDGQATFDLRQGDWVRVRRAPYCLNLVAVGRHSYFGKLLDKGFIRER, encoded by the coding sequence ATGCAGACAGCCGTGCGCGATGTGCTCGTCGTGGTCAAGTCCGGAGATGCCCAGGCAGGGGCTCTCGCGGAGGAAATCGCCGCCTGGGTGGCGGAGAAGGGCGCTCGCGCCCGGGTGGTGGAAAACCGCACCGACCAAGAAGGCTGCTCCGACGCCTCCTGTTTCATCGGTCGCGAACCCGCGCCGGGCCTTGCCGTGGTGCTGGGCGGCGACGGCACCATGATCAGCGTGGCCCGCAAGATGGGCGAGGCCCAGGCGCCGCTTCTGGGCATCAACCTGGGACGCCTGGGCTTTCTGACCCAGATCGCGGGGGAGGATTGGCGCAGGCCCCTGGAGATGGCCCTGGTGAAGGGCTTCGCCGTGAGCCGCCTGACCATGCTCACCGCCGAGGTGGCCCGCGAGGGACGCCGCGTGTTCAAAAGCCCCGCCGTCAACGACGTGGTGGTGCGCGGCTCCATGGCCCGGCTCATCAAGGTGGGCGTGGTGTTCGGGGGCGAGCGCCTGGGCGGGTTCCGCGCCGACGGCATGGTGGCCGCCACCCCCACCGGGGCCACGGCCTACTCCATGAGCGCCGGGGGGCCGCTGGTGCACCCCGAGCTCCAGGTGCTCACGCTCACGCCCATCTGCCCCTTCCTGTGCGATTTCAGGCCCATGGTCCTGCCGACCGACCGGCCCCTGGACCTGGGCGTGGAGGAGGCCACCGCCGAGGTGGTGCTCACCTGCGACGGCCAGGCCACCTTCGACCTGCGCCAGGGCGACTGGGTGCGCGTGCGCCGCGCCCCCTACTGCCTGAACCTCGTCGCCGTGGGACGCCACTCCTATTTCGGCAAACTCCTGGACAAGGGATTCATAAGAGAGCGATAA
- a CDS encoding DVU0524 family FlgM-associated protein: MAANPALIRNMLRTYGRQVTTARRLARYRRTLRAAGAEDEVEISREAKRRELVHKVAAEIVESLIVTGSENPVVVDIKKDLEAAFRTKFHFAYPPEEQDLQIFRLLGDNDAVEVTGPERVRVLETLWRIALERVDETML; encoded by the coding sequence ATGGCCGCCAACCCTGCCCTGATCCGCAACATGCTGCGCACCTACGGGCGGCAGGTCACCACCGCGAGGCGGCTGGCGCGTTACAGGCGCACGCTGCGGGCGGCCGGGGCGGAGGACGAGGTCGAGATCTCCCGCGAGGCCAAGCGCCGCGAACTGGTGCACAAGGTGGCCGCGGAGATCGTGGAGAGCCTCATCGTCACGGGATCGGAAAACCCCGTTGTAGTGGACATCAAGAAGGATCTTGAGGCCGCGTTCAGGACGAAGTTCCACTTCGCCTATCCTCCGGAAGAACAGGACTTGCAAATCTTCCGGTTGCTGGGCGACAACGACGCGGTGGAAGTGACCGGCCCGGAGAGGGTGCGCGTGCTGGAGACGCTCTGGCGCATTGCCCTGGAACGGGTCGACGAAACGATGCTCTAG
- the flgM gene encoding flagellar biosynthesis anti-sigma factor FlgM yields the protein MDIKKILGGSSPYIQSKVEKGEESTASAKVEKAKAKARSQSSGSGDRVSVSGDAKLVAEAAKAAQESPDIRVERVEALRAQVQSGTYNLDSRRIAQKLVESDLDFLK from the coding sequence ATGGACATTAAAAAGATTCTGGGAGGATCGAGCCCCTACATTCAGTCCAAAGTGGAGAAGGGCGAGGAATCCACGGCGTCGGCCAAGGTCGAGAAGGCCAAGGCCAAGGCGAGAAGCCAATCCTCCGGCAGCGGGGACCGGGTTTCCGTGTCGGGAGACGCCAAGCTGGTGGCCGAGGCCGCCAAGGCAGCCCAGGAGTCCCCGGACATCCGGGTGGAAAGGGTGGAGGCCCTGCGCGCGCAGGTGCAGTCGGGAACCTACAACCTCGATTCGCGGCGCATCGCGCAAAAGCTGGTCGAGAGCGATCTGGATTTTCTGAAGTAG
- the fliW gene encoding flagellar assembly protein FliW has translation MAKKQDRVIQSRIGALSVPPERVLHFPRGLIGFEQEREFTLVQIREDSPFVILQSMNDPRLGLMVADPYSFIQDYDVVVGEAERKILRIDNIRQVLVLVTVTIPPGRPQDTTLNLTGPVVINREDRVGLQVPQVDAKYPTHYRPGEPLEPAGKAQGQGGDAASGQDTQD, from the coding sequence ATGGCAAAAAAACAAGACCGAGTGATCCAGAGCCGCATCGGCGCGCTGAGCGTTCCTCCCGAACGGGTCCTCCATTTCCCGAGGGGGCTCATCGGCTTCGAGCAGGAGCGCGAATTCACCTTGGTGCAGATCAGGGAAGATTCGCCCTTCGTCATCCTGCAAAGCATGAACGACCCGCGCCTGGGCCTCATGGTGGCCGATCCCTACAGCTTCATCCAGGACTACGACGTGGTGGTGGGCGAGGCCGAGCGAAAAATCCTGCGCATCGACAACATCCGCCAGGTGCTCGTGCTGGTCACCGTCACCATCCCACCCGGCAGGCCGCAGGACACCACGCTCAACCTCACCGGCCCCGTGGTGATCAACCGCGAGGATCGCGTAGGCCTCCAGGTGCCCCAGGTGGACGCCAAATACCCCACGCACTACCGCCCCGGCGAACCGCTGGAGCCCGCTGGCAAGGCCCAGGGGCAGGGCGGGGACGCCGCTTCCGGCCAGGACACCCAGGACTGA
- the csrA gene encoding carbon storage regulator CsrA, whose product MLILTRRPGESIHLGDRIKITVLGVQGKQIKIGLEVPQDVPVYREEVYLRVLEQNRLAMEADQQDVFAAAALWQKNKTE is encoded by the coding sequence ATGCTCATACTGACGCGCCGCCCGGGGGAGTCCATCCACCTGGGCGACAGAATCAAGATCACCGTTCTCGGGGTGCAGGGAAAACAGATCAAGATCGGTCTGGAAGTGCCCCAGGACGTTCCTGTCTACAGGGAAGAAGTGTACCTGCGCGTGCTCGAGCAGAACCGCTTGGCCATGGAAGCGGATCAACAGGACGTGTTCGCTGCGGCGGCGTTATGGCAAAAAAACAAGACCGAGTGA